One window from the genome of Artemia franciscana chromosome 12, ASM3288406v1, whole genome shotgun sequence encodes:
- the LOC136034171 gene encoding uncharacterized protein LOC136034171 has protein sequence MAFVDLQKAFDSVDRELLIMEIIKIGLPGQFAQLVANMYGSTKAVVRVFGKGVSRIFEQTRGVKRESALSPRLFGIFVNDIVEFLEKRWAPTVKLGNRTISALLFADTMALIAKTARELQI, from the coding sequence atggCTTTCGTAGACCTCCAAAAAGCTTTCGATAGCGTGGATAGGGAATTACTGATAAtggaaataattaaaattggACTACCAGGTCAATTTGCACAGCTGGTAGCTAATATGTATGGAAGTACAAAAGCAGTCGTCAGAGTGTTTGGAAAAGGAGTTTCAAGGATATTTGAACAGACAAGAGGGGTGAAACGAGAAAGCGCCTTGTCACCTCGGCTATTCGGAATATTCGTAAACGACATTGTAGAATTTTTGGAGAAAAGATGGGCCCCAACCGTTAAGCTCGGCAACAGAACGATTTCGGCTCTGCTGTTCGCCGACACCATGGCATTAATAGCGAAAACAGCTCGTGAACTACAAATTTAA